In the genome of Campylobacter helveticus, the window AATCCGTGCATAAAATTTCAAAATCTGTTTGCAAAATTAAATTAATAGGTGCAAGTGCAAAAGATTTGAAATCTAAAGTTAAAGATGAAAATATTAGTGTCAGCGGAATAAAATAATGAATAGAGCATTGACGAATAAAATTTTAATTACATTAGCATTTTTATTTGCTTATAGGGTTCTGGCTTATGTGCCAGTTCCCGGCGTCAATGCTGATGTTATTGCGGAATTTTTTAATAATAATGAAAATAATGCTTTAGGCTTGTTTAATGTTTTTAGTGGCGGTGCAGCGGAGAGATTTTCTATTATTTCTTTGGGGATTATGCCTTACATTACTGCTTCAATTATTATGGAGCTTTTAGCAGCCACTTTTCCAAATATCGGCAAAATGAAAAAAGAACGCGATGGTATGCAAAAATATATGCAAATTATACGCTATGCGACTATATTTATCACTTTGGTGCAAAGTATAGGGGTGGCTATAGGTTTGCAAAGTTTGCACGGACGCGGAGGCTCTAGTGCAATTATGATAGAGGATTTAAACACTTTCATTGCATTGTGTGCGGTTTCAATGTTGGCTGGAACTATGCTTTTAATGTGGCTTGGAGAGCAAATTACTCAAAGAGGTGTTGGAAATGGAATTTCTCTTATCATTTTTGCAGGTATCGTTTCCACTATTCCTTCGGCTATTTCAAACACTGTGGGGCAAATTAACTCTGGTGAGATGAATTTTCTAACAGCTTGTGCGATTTTACTGCTTATTTTACTTACCATAGGTGTAATTATTTATGTGGAACTTGGGGAGCGTAGAATTCCTATTTCTTACTCTCGTAAAGTTGTGATGCAAAATCAAAATAAACGCATTATGAATTACATCCCTATCAAGGTGAATTTAAGTGGTGTGATACCGCCTATTTTTGCAAGTGCGATTTTAATGTTTCCAGCGACCATTTTGCAGACTAGCACCAATCCTTACATTTTAGCGATTAATGATTTTATTAATCCAAATTCTTATGCGTTTCACATTTTAACCTTTTTGTTTGTAGTGTTTTTTGCTTATTTTTATGCGAGTATAGTGTTTAACGCCAAAGATATTTCAGAGAATCTTAAAAAACAGGGTGGTTTTATACCGGGAATTCGTCCGGGTGAGGGAACGGCTTTATATCTTAACGAAGTTGCTTCAAGACTCACGCTTTCAGGCTCAATCTATCTTGCTTTAGTGGCAACCTTACCTTGGGTTTTGGTAAAATTTATGGGTGTGCCGTTTAATTTTGGTGGCACTTCCGTTTTGATTGTCGTTCAAGTCGCTTTGGATACGATGAGAAAAATCGAGGCTCAAATTTATATGAGCAAATACCAAACTCTAAGTGCAGTAGGTCTTTAAGCCCTCTCAAAGGGCTTCTCCCATAAATTTTTGAAAAGGTTTTGTATGAAAAAGCTTGTATTTATGGGAACTCCAGCTTATGCAACTCTTATTTTACAAGAACTCTTAAAGCATTTTGAAGTTTTAGCACTTTTTACTCAGCCAGATAAGACTGTGGGAAGAAAACAAATTTTAAGCCCAAGTCATACTAAGGCTTTTTTACAGCAAAATGTTCCAAAAATTCCCATTTTTACGCCCAAGAGCTTAAAAGATGAGGAAGCGTTTGAAAATTTGAAGGGCTTAAAACCCGACTTTATAGTTGTGGCAGCTTATGGGAAAATTTTGCCACAAAGCATTTTGGATTTAGCGCCTTGCATTAATCTTCACGCTTCGATTTTGCCCAAATATCGCGGCGCTAGCCCTATTCAAAGTGCGATTTTAAACGGCGATGAGACAAGCGGGGTTTGTTCTATGCTTATGGATGCTGGACTTGACACGGGTGCGATTTTACAAAGTGTGGAGTGTGATATAAAGGGTAAAAAAGCTAGTGAAGTTTTTGAGCTTTTTGGAGCTTTGGCGGCTTCCTTAGCGGTAGAAACTTTGCAAAATTTTTCTAAAATTATTCCGCAAAAACAAGATGAAAGCGGGGTAAGTATTTGCAAAAAAATTAAAAAAGAAGATGGCATGGTGGATTTGACAGATGCAAAAAAGCTTTATCAAAAATTTTTAGCTTTTCATCCTTGGCCTGGAATTTTTTTAGAAAATGGCTTGAAATTTTTAGATATAGAGCTTTATGATGAAAAAGAAAATGATAAAAAAGGTGTTATTTTATCTTTAGAAAAAGAAAGTTTTTTGTTGAGTTGTAAAAAAGGCACTTTGAGGATTAAAATTTTGCAAGAAAGTGGAAAAAAGCCACTTGATGGACGCACTTTTTTGAATGGGAAAAGGTTGAAGAGTGCAGATTGTTTATGTTGAAAAACTTGATTCAACTCAACTTTTTTTGTGTGAGCAAATAAGAACTGGTAAAATTACGAAAAATACGACGATTTGCGCTTTAGAGCAAACTTGTGGTATAGGGAGTAGGGATAATGCTTGGACAAGTTCTAAGGGGAATTTACATTTTTCTTTTTGCATAAAGGAAAAAGATTTGCCTAGCGATTTACCTTTGGCTTCTGTTAGTATTTATTTTGCTTACCTTATGAAAGAGTTTTTGGCACAAAGAGGCTCAAGTATCTGGCTTAAGTGGTCAAATGATTTGTATTTAGAGGATAAAAAAGTCGGTGGAGTGATGAGTACTAAGATAGGCGAATTTATAGTGTGCGGTATAGGACTTAATCTTAAATTTGCTCCACAAAATGCCGCTTTATGCGATGTAAAAATAGATATTGAAGAATTGATTGAGGGTTTTTTGAAAGTTTTGGAAAAAAATTTTTTATGGAAGCGTATTTTTAGTAAGTATGTGTTAGAATTTGAGAAATCAAAAAAATTTAGTGTCCATTATGAAGGTAAGCTTTACGCATTAAAAGATGCCTTTTTATACGAAGATGGATCGATATTATTAGCAAATAAAAGGGTATATAGTTTAAGATGAGCGAAGTTATCACAATAGCAAATCAAAAGGGCGGTGTAGGCAAAACTACCACAGCAGTGAATTTAGCAGCTTCTTTGGCGGTAGCGGAAAAGAAAGTGCTTTTAATCGATGTAGATCCCCAAGCGAACGCGACGACAGGACTTGGTTTTAATAGAAATAATTATGAATATAACATTTATCATGTTTTTATAGGCAGAAAAAAGCTTAGTGATATTATTTTAAAAACAGAACTTCCACAGCTTCATTTAGCCCCCTCAAATATAGGGCTTGTTGGCATAGAGCAAGAGATGGCAAAAGATGAGGGTAATGAAAAGAAAATGATACTTAAGAGGCAGCTTGAGGAGGTGGTGGATAAGTATGATTTTATTATTATAGATTCTCCTCCAGCACTTGGTAACATTACCATCAACGCTTTTGCTGCAAGTGATAGCGTTATCATACCTATACAATGTGAATTTTACGCACTTGAAGGTGTGGCTATGGTATTAAATACCATTAAAATTATCAAAAAGACTATCAATTCAAAGCTTAAGGTTCGAGGCTTTTTGCCAACTATGTATAGTTCGCAAAATAATCTTTCTAAAGATGTTGTGGAGGATTTGAAGCAAAATTTTAAAAAGCAACTTTTTATGGCAAAGAGTAGCGAGGAAGAGTTTATTGTAATTCCTCGAAATGTTAAACTTGCTGAAAGTCCAAGTTTTGGTAAGCCTATTATACTTTACGATATTAAATCGCCGGGTTCCTTAGCATATCAAAATTTGGCTTATTGTATTTTAGGATAAATTGATGGGTTTAAATAAAGATAAAGGTTTAAGTAGGCTCATTGGTGATATGGACGAGGTTTATAGCAGGGAATTAGGGCTTGATAAAAATCAAGTCAATGAAATTCCTTTAACCAAGATAGACCTTAACCCTTACCAACCCAGAAAGCATTTTGATGAGGAAGCCTTAAAAGAACTTGCAAATTCTATCGAAGAATATGGACTTATACAGCCTATTATCGTGCTTAAAAAAGGCGAACGCTATGTTTTAGTAGCGGGCGAGAGAAGACTTAGGGCAAGTAAAATTTTAGGACTTAAGACTATTTTGGCTTTTGTTGCTGACGCTGAAGAAAAAAGGCTTAGAGAACTTGCTTTAATAGAAAATATCCAAAGGGAAAATTTAAATCCTATCGAGTTGGCACATTCTTATAAAAGTCTTATTGATGAGCATCAAATCACGCAGGAAAATTTAGCCTCTATCATACATAAAAGTCGCACACAGATTACAAACACTTTAAGACTTTTAAATTTAGATGAAACGACGCAAAAATTGATTGCTGAGGGTAAAATTTCACAAGGACACGCTAAGATTTTGGTTGGGCTTAAGAAAGAAGACGAGAAAACTATGGTTGATAGTATCATAGGGCAAAAACTGAGCGTTAGAGATACGGAAAAGATTGTTCAAAATTTAAAAAATAAAAAAGCAAAAAACGAAAATTTTTCTTTTGAATTTGATAGGGAAGTGCAGGAAATTAAAAGAATTTTAAATGGATATGGTTTAAAGTGTGAGAGTAAAAGAGAAAAACTAACAATATATTTAACAAACAAAGATAAAATTAAAAAATTATTTGAAATTCTGGCTTAAAATTTGAAAAAATTTAGTTTGTTTTTGGATACAATTTTAAGATTTTTGTAATTAAAGGAAGATGATGTTTTCGGATATGCATATTTCGGTAATGTTAGCTACTATGGCGATATTTTTAGCTATGGTTGTGATTTTAAATACTATGCTATATAAGCCTTTGTTAAAATTTATTGATGAGAGAAATAGTTCTATTAAAAATGATGAAAATAAGGTTAAGGAAAATTCTCAAGAAATGCTAGGGGCGAATGATGAAGTGGAAAAAATTCATCAAAGCACAAAAGATGAGATTTATAAGATTAAACAAAGTGCGATAAATCAAGCCAAAGAAGAAGCACAGCTTGCTGTCCAAGTAAAGAAAGAAGAACTTGAGCGTAAAATGATGGGTTTTTATACTGAGCTTACTATGCAGAAAGAAGAATTAAGACAAATTTTATCAAAAAACTTACCAGAGTATAAACAAATTTTAGAAAATAATATTAAGAAGATTTAAGGAGAGTGATGAAAAGGCTAATTTGTTTTATTTGTTTGTTGCCATTAAGTGTAGTCGCTGCACCAAGTGGGGGTGGAGATTATGATATTGTGCCTAGGGCTGTGAATTTTGTCATTTTTGTGGCGATACTTTATTATTTATTAGCTAATCCCGTAAAGCATTTTTATAAGAGTCGCATTTTAAAAATTTCATCTAGATTGGATGAAATTCAAAAAAAATTACTTGAAAGCAAATCTAAAAAACTTGATATGATGAAGAAACTAGAAGAGGCAAAAGCCAATGCCGCCGAAGCTTTGGTAACAGCTAAGAAAGAAGCTGAAATCTTAGCAAATAAGATTAAGGAAGAGACACGAGAGGAATTGGCTCTTTTAGATAGGCATTTTGAGGAACAAAAAGAATTTGAGTTGAGAAAAATGGAAAAAGAAGTTGTTTCTCAAAT includes:
- the secY gene encoding preprotein translocase subunit SecY, which codes for MNRALTNKILITLAFLFAYRVLAYVPVPGVNADVIAEFFNNNENNALGLFNVFSGGAAERFSIISLGIMPYITASIIMELLAATFPNIGKMKKERDGMQKYMQIIRYATIFITLVQSIGVAIGLQSLHGRGGSSAIMIEDLNTFIALCAVSMLAGTMLLMWLGEQITQRGVGNGISLIIFAGIVSTIPSAISNTVGQINSGEMNFLTACAILLLILLTIGVIIYVELGERRIPISYSRKVVMQNQNKRIMNYIPIKVNLSGVIPPIFASAILMFPATILQTSTNPYILAINDFINPNSYAFHILTFLFVVFFAYFYASIVFNAKDISENLKKQGGFIPGIRPGEGTALYLNEVASRLTLSGSIYLALVATLPWVLVKFMGVPFNFGGTSVLIVVQVALDTMRKIEAQIYMSKYQTLSAVGL
- the fmt gene encoding methionyl-tRNA formyltransferase encodes the protein MKKLVFMGTPAYATLILQELLKHFEVLALFTQPDKTVGRKQILSPSHTKAFLQQNVPKIPIFTPKSLKDEEAFENLKGLKPDFIVVAAYGKILPQSILDLAPCINLHASILPKYRGASPIQSAILNGDETSGVCSMLMDAGLDTGAILQSVECDIKGKKASEVFELFGALAASLAVETLQNFSKIIPQKQDESGVSICKKIKKEDGMVDLTDAKKLYQKFLAFHPWPGIFLENGLKFLDIELYDEKENDKKGVILSLEKESFLLSCKKGTLRIKILQESGKKPLDGRTFLNGKRLKSADCLC
- a CDS encoding biotin--[acetyl-CoA-carboxylase] ligase yields the protein MQIVYVEKLDSTQLFLCEQIRTGKITKNTTICALEQTCGIGSRDNAWTSSKGNLHFSFCIKEKDLPSDLPLASVSIYFAYLMKEFLAQRGSSIWLKWSNDLYLEDKKVGGVMSTKIGEFIVCGIGLNLKFAPQNAALCDVKIDIEELIEGFLKVLEKNFLWKRIFSKYVLEFEKSKKFSVHYEGKLYALKDAFLYEDGSILLANKRVYSLR
- a CDS encoding ParA family protein encodes the protein MSEVITIANQKGGVGKTTTAVNLAASLAVAEKKVLLIDVDPQANATTGLGFNRNNYEYNIYHVFIGRKKLSDIILKTELPQLHLAPSNIGLVGIEQEMAKDEGNEKKMILKRQLEEVVDKYDFIIIDSPPALGNITINAFAASDSVIIPIQCEFYALEGVAMVLNTIKIIKKTINSKLKVRGFLPTMYSSQNNLSKDVVEDLKQNFKKQLFMAKSSEEEFIVIPRNVKLAESPSFGKPIILYDIKSPGSLAYQNLAYCILG
- a CDS encoding ParB/RepB/Spo0J family partition protein gives rise to the protein MGLNKDKGLSRLIGDMDEVYSRELGLDKNQVNEIPLTKIDLNPYQPRKHFDEEALKELANSIEEYGLIQPIIVLKKGERYVLVAGERRLRASKILGLKTILAFVADAEEKRLRELALIENIQRENLNPIELAHSYKSLIDEHQITQENLASIIHKSRTQITNTLRLLNLDETTQKLIAEGKISQGHAKILVGLKKEDEKTMVDSIIGQKLSVRDTEKIVQNLKNKKAKNENFSFEFDREVQEIKRILNGYGLKCESKREKLTIYLTNKDKIKKLFEILA
- a CDS encoding FoF1 ATP synthase subunit B' encodes the protein MFSDMHISVMLATMAIFLAMVVILNTMLYKPLLKFIDERNSSIKNDENKVKENSQEMLGANDEVEKIHQSTKDEIYKIKQSAINQAKEEAQLAVQVKKEELERKMMGFYTELTMQKEELRQILSKNLPEYKQILENNIKKI
- a CDS encoding F0F1 ATP synthase subunit B, which translates into the protein MKRLICFICLLPLSVVAAPSGGGDYDIVPRAVNFVIFVAILYYLLANPVKHFYKSRILKISSRLDEIQKKLLESKSKKLDMMKKLEEAKANAAEALVTAKKEAEILANKIKEETREELALLDRHFEEQKEFELRKMEKEVVSQILAELFGSKGSSLEQKEIVSIMMKKAS